The following are from one region of the Magallana gigas chromosome 6, xbMagGiga1.1, whole genome shotgun sequence genome:
- the LOC105319101 gene encoding uncharacterized protein, whose protein sequence is MPISITKNIHAMPALEIGFSDKTLKVQSMDLDSSTQAGGIVYGTLTVVGHELGLKRICLDSVANPRTGRIEDEICFQINVTTGDILEPDETNPYFVNPTLPTSTILQCVVNQQCYLNLWARNRVGVEKCPQLEVDKTIEDGVYIFPLRDAINQPCVFESVILIDNVTDLQLCFSLPLDSSSEYIANAQKDTRCYIIRVLPKVTVKGSCAGMSCYNEGFCDGSSPSSQCLCRSGFSDYNCSKDFGIAQAFNSCTSSQAKFGDVALPTLIRCPLLENCDIPFSVTDTSNLNSFYVTWNGTNFDSVNISRSQMSGSRDFTGNAVVVHNATGKHEFCLTLGIRGYVYDSVCCFILTEPDIVPQLPDNGQSLFISPSPSNNSEFSCTAGQPCHVIFRTSKGDDQNCPELHDRSRMSVHIFTALSPNECQRDVLIESQNSTQGTEKYCFQTSSSGILGEVRCMTIHFENHGLPPPPPTTTTTTTESPTTVIPSTTTTSSATSNNDHTTTSDNDHTTTSNKVSTSLPENGPESTTNKEISTRQTEQLASKETTFILGSVQTITTLGTAQTTQIQPEQTKIALETGQQATTLVTGKTTTTLAAGQMTTTLGAGQTTTTLAAEQTTRTTMPAAEETTTTLAAGQTTTTLAAGQTTTTLAAKQTKQLTMPAAGETTTTLAAGQMTTTLGAGQTTTTLAAEQTTQTTMPAARQTTTTLAAGQTTTLAAEQTTQTTIPAAGETTTTLAAGKTTTTLAAGQTTTTLAAEQTTQTTMPAAGKTTTTLAAGQTTTTLAAGQTTTTLTAEQTTTTLAAGQTTTFAAEQTTQTTMPAAGETTTTLAAGKTTTTLAAEQTTQTTMPAAGQTTTMPVAGETTTTLAAGQTTTTLAAEQTTQTTMPAAGQTTTTLTAEQTTTTMPAAGDTTTTLAAGQTATTFATGKTITTTQHKRETCDVVAVQEWAKKGRVKCECFHPTGGTTTTVIAKNPHVSGKSLMVAAGLGSGAMVTMLGTGVLLYAVSQKYFGPRKTGPGSDTNQQKKKLSVASCPDKKQLQ, encoded by the exons ACAAATCCTTATTTTGTAAATCCAACTCTACCAACTTCAACGATATTACAGTGTGTCGTAAATCAACAATGTTACTTAAATTTATGGGCAAGAAACCGCGTGGGAGTTGAGAAATG TCCACAACTGGAGGTCGACAAAACTATTGAAGACGGAGTTTATATTTTTCCGCTTCGTGATGCAATAAATCAGCCATGCGTGTTTGAAAGCGTTATATTGATCGACAACGTCACTGATCTTCAGCTATGTTTCTCTCTACCGTTAGATTCAtcttcagaatacatagcaaA TGCTCAAAAGGATACCAGATGTTATATTATTCGTGTGCTTCCCAAGGTTACAG TTAAAGGTTCCTGTGCTGGAATGTCCTGTTACAATGAGGGATTTTGTGACGGAAGTTCGCCATCTTCCCAATGTCTTTGTCGATCTGGTTTCTCTGACTATAACTGTTCTAAAG ATTTCGGGATTGCTCAAGCATTCAACAGTTGTACAAGTTCACAG GCAAAATTTGGAGATGTTGCTCTACCCACACTAATAAGATGCCCTCTCTTGGAAAACTGCGATATACCATTTTCAGTGACAGACACAAGCAA tTTAAACTCTTTTTATGTCACATGGAATGGAACCAACTTCGACTCTGTTAATATTTCTCGCTCTCAAATGTCTGGATCTCGTGACTTTACTGGAAATGCTGTAGTGGTACATAACGCGACAGGAAAGCATGAATTCTGCCTGACTTTGGGCATAAG GGGTTACGTTTACGACAGTGTTTGCTGTTTCATTCTAACAGAACCGG ATATTGTCCCTCAACTACCTGATAACGGACAA AGCCTTTTTATTTCCCCTTCACCGAGTAACAACTCGGAATTCAGTTGCACTGCAGGGCAACCGTGTCACGTGATATTTAGAACAAGCAAGGGAGATGATCAGAATTG TCCTGAGTTGCATGACAGATCGAGAATGTCCGTTCATATTTTTACCGCACTGTCTCCCAACGAATGTCAAAGGGACGTGTTGATTGAATCTCAAAACAGTACCCAGGGAACGGAGAAGTACTGCTTCCAGACATCATCTTCAGG TATTCTTGGAGAAGTGAGGTGCATGACCATCCATTTTGAAAACCATG GCTTACCACCACCCCCTCCCACCACCACAACGACAACAACAGAATCACCGACGACTGTCATACCCAGTACAACAACCACATCATCAGCCACGTCCAACAATGATCATACAACAACTTCCGACAATGATCATACAACAACTTCCAATAAAGTGTCTACGTCATTACCAGAAAATGGTCCAGAATCAACCACAAATAAGGAAATATCCACAAGACAAACAGAGCAGCTTGCATCAAAAGAGACAACTTTTATACTTGGATCAGTGCAGACAATAACAACGCTTGGCACAGCACAGACAACGCAAATTCAAccagaacaaacaaaaatagcaCTAGAAACGGGACAACAGGCAACAACACTTGTAACaggaaaaacaacaacaacgcTTGCTGCAGGACAGATGACAACAACACTTGGTGCAGGTCAGACAACAACAACGCTCGCTGCAGAACAGACAACACGAACAACAATGCCTGCCGCAGAGGAAACAACAACAACGCTTGCTGCAGGACAGACAACAACAACGCTTGCTGCAGGTCAGACAACAACAACGCTTGCTGCAAAACAGACAAAACAATTAACAATGCCTGCTGCAGGAGAAACAACAACAACGCTTGCTGCAGGACAGATGACAACAACACTTGGTGCAGGTCAGACAACAACAACACTCGCTGCAGAACAGACAACACAAACAACAATGCCTGCTGCACGACAGACAACAACAACGCTTGCTGCAGGTCAGACAACAACGCTTGCTGCAGAACAGACAACACAAACAACAATTCCTGCCGCAGGAGAAACAACAACAACGCTTGCTGCAGGAAAGACAACAACAACGCTTGCTGCAGGTCAGACAACAACAACGCTTGCTGCAGAACAGACAACACAAACAACAATGCCTGCTGCaggaaaaacaacaacaacgcTTGCTGCAGGGCAGACAACAACAACGCTTGCTGCAGGTCAGACAACAACAACGCTTACTGCAGAACAGACAACAACAACGCTTGCTGCAGGTCAGACAACAACGTTTGCTGCGGAACAGACAACACAAACAACAATGCCTGCTGCAGgagaaacaacaacaacactTGCTGCAGGTAAGACAACAACAACGCTTGCTGCAGAACAGACAACACAAACAACAATGCCTGCTGCAGGACAGACAACAACAATGCCTGTTGCAGGAGAAACAACAACAACGCTTGCTGCAGGTCAGACAACAACAACGCTTGCTGCAGAACAGACAACACAAACAACAATGCCTGCTGCAGGACAGACAACAACAACGCTTACTGCAGAacagacaacaacaacaatgcCTGCTGCAGGAGACACAACAACAACGCTTGCTGCAG GACAGACAGCAACAACATTTGCAACGGGAAAGACAATTACAACAACGCAACATAAAAGAGAAACATGTGATGTTGTAGCTG TTCAGGAATGGGCG AAAAAGGGGCGCGTTAAGTGTGAGTGTTTCCATCCTACCGGCGGGACCACAACAACGGTCATCGCCAAGAACCCGCACGTCTCCGGGAAATCCCTGATGGTGGCTGCGGGGCTAGGATCCGGAGCCATGGTAACCATGCTGGGTACGGGCGTGCTGCTGTATGCTGTCTCCCAGAAATACTTCGGACCCAGAAAAACCGGACCCGGCAGTGACACAAACCAGCAAAAGAAAAAACTAAGCGTCGCCAGCTGTCCAGACAAAAAACAACTGCAATGA